Proteins from one Oryza sativa Japonica Group chromosome 12, ASM3414082v1 genomic window:
- the LOC4352516 gene encoding cytochrome c oxidase subunit 5C, producing the protein MAGGRIAHATLKGPSVVKEICIGLTLGLVAGGLWKMHHWNEQRKTRSFYDMLEKGQISVVVEE; encoded by the coding sequence ATGGCAGGTGGCAGAATTGCACATGCGACCCTCAAGGGGCCGAGCGTGGTGAAGGAGATCTGCATTGGGCTCACCCTTGGGCTGGTCGCTGGTGGTCTGTGGAAGATGCATCACTGGAACGAGCAGAGGAAGACTAGATCCTTCTACGACATGCTCGAGAAGGGCCAGATCAGTGTTGTCGTCGAGGAGTAG
- the LOC4352518 gene encoding serine/arginine repetitive matrix protein 2: protein MRERGEMEGREGSRLDNSLTRKRRSSSTARRRPRPESNHVVDVEQQQQQQQQQQRDGYSSSSSSAIGSDEDANSDGEEHQRREIHLNAPSPDRAARRAAMEGGAMSSNPNPRSSHKTKGSNQLHSEGSGGGGGGSSRKGESGHGAVVSAGNRESSTGDKTRKLKLKIGGIRRSVPAKPSPDMSHSRSLPVKPPRPGDSQQRQKHSSQAEGVKDSSRLASSRDKKTKKEKSIDDALTPEQPAKVHREPSSDPVRKSRRIAKKSILDSELDEDYDTNILDDFGTSEGVEVHTREPAKKTGSSSKKNAAKKAKTKSTSYEIDNDFVTSRSKRDGNKRSRESTDADNSEEEPTSDSELDAQNRKQKAVTESPANVRSEPLTTRRRALQSWMDGNSNSAIEFPDGLPPAPSRGKKDKLSDAEMLAKKAEAAQRRKMQVEKATKESEAEAIRKILGLDSEKKKEERKQKEREDKERAARAQTIPENTIRWVMGPKGTVVSFPEEVGLPSIFNSKPCNYPPPREKCAGPSCTNAYRYRDSKLNLPLCSLKCYKAVNGNA from the exons ATGAGAGAGAGGGGCGAAATGGAAGGCCGTGAGGGCTCTAGGTTGGACAATTCGCTCACGAGGAAGCGCCGGAGCAGCagcacggcgaggcggcggccgaggccggAGAGCAATCATGTCGTGGatgtggagcagcagcagcagcagcagcagcagcagcagcgagacGGCTACTCCTCGTCTTCTTCGTCGGCGATTGGCTCGGATGAGGATGCCAACTCCGATGGGGAGGAGCACCAGAGGCGAGAGATCCATCTGAATGCCCCTTCCCCGGATCGTGCCGCGAGGCGTGCGGCGATGGAGGGCGGCGCTATGTCCTCCAATCCTAACCCGAGAAGCTCGCACAAGACCAAGGGGAGCAACCAGCTGCATTCCGAGGGctcgggtggtggtggtggtggtagctcCAGGAAGGGCGAGAGCGGCCATGGTGCGGTTGTTTCGGCAGGGAATCGTGAGTCGTCGACCGGTGATAAAACAAGGAAGTTGAAGCTCAAGATCGGCGGAATCCGCCGTAGCGTGCCGGCGAAACCAAGCCCTGATATGTCGCATTCCAGGTCTTTGCCTGTGAAGCCTCCGCGGCCAGGAGATTCGCAGCAACGGCAAAAGCATTCTAGTCAG GCTGAAGGAGTAAAAGATTCCAGTAGGTTGGCATCTTCCCGAGACAAGAAAACCAAAAAGGAGAAGTCAATTGATGACGCGCTAACTCCAGAACAACCAGCCAAAGTTCACAGGGAACCATCTTCAGATCCTGTCCGGAAGAGTAGGAGGATTGCTAAGAAATCCATCTTGGACAGTGAATTAGATGAGGACTATGATACAAATATTCTTGATGATTTTGGAACTTCTGAAGGTGTGGAAGTCCATACTCGTGAGCCTGCAAAAAAAACAGGAAGTAGCTCTAAGAAGAATGCTGCAAAGAAAGCTAAAACTAAGAGCACATCATACGAGATCGATAATGATTTTGTTACCTCCAGATCAAAAAGGGATGGCAATAAAAGGTCTAGGGAATCTACTGATGCTGATAATAGTGAAGAGGAACCTACATCTGACAGTGAGCTTGATGCACAAAACAGGAAGCAGAAAGCAGTCACTGAATCACCTGCTAATGTAAGAAGCGAGCCTCTGACAACACGTCGCCGTGCCCTTCAATCATGGATGGATGGAAACAGCAACAGTGCTATTGAGTTCCCTGATGGTTTGCCACCAGCTCCTTCAAGAG GCAAGAAGGATAAGCTTTCTGATGCGGAAATGCTTGCCAAGAAGGCAGAGGCTGCTCAGCGGCGCAAGATGCAAGTCGAGAAGGCTACTAAAGAAAGCGAG GCTGAAGCTATAAGGAAAATTTTGGGCCTGGATTctgagaagaagaaagaagaaagaaagcaaAAGGAGCGAGAAGATAAG GAGAGAGCAGCCAGAGCACAAACTATTCCTGAAAACACCATCAGGTGGGTCATGGGCCCAAAGGGCACCGTGGTTTCATTCCCGGAAGAAGTAGGCCTTCCCAGCATCTTCAACTCCAAGCCTTGCAA CTACCCTCCCCCGCGAGAGAAATGTGCCGGACCATCATGCACGAACGCATACCGGTATAGGGACTCCAAGCTGAATCTCCCTCTCTGCAGCCTGAAATGCTACAAAGCCGTCAATGGCAACGCTTGA
- the LOC4352518 gene encoding serine/arginine repetitive matrix protein 2 isoform X1 — MRERGEMEGREGSRLDNSLTRKRRSSSTARRRPRPESNHVVDVEQQQQQQQQQQRDGYSSSSSSAIGSDEDANSDGEEHQRREIHLNAPSPDRAARRAAMEGGAMSSNPNPRSSHKTKGSNQLHSEGSGGGGGGSSRKGESGHGAVVSAGNRESSTGDKTRKLKLKIGGIRRSVPAKPSPDMSHSRSLPVKPPRPGDSQQRQKHSSQMNYFQAEGVKDSSRLASSRDKKTKKEKSIDDALTPEQPAKVHREPSSDPVRKSRRIAKKSILDSELDEDYDTNILDDFGTSEGVEVHTREPAKKTGSSSKKNAAKKAKTKSTSYEIDNDFVTSRSKRDGNKRSRESTDADNSEEEPTSDSELDAQNRKQKAVTESPANVRSEPLTTRRRALQSWMDGNSNSAIEFPDGLPPAPSRGKKDKLSDAEMLAKKAEAAQRRKMQVEKATKESEAEAIRKILGLDSEKKKEERKQKEREDKERAARAQTIPENTIRWVMGPKGTVVSFPEEVGLPSIFNSKPCNYPPPREKCAGPSCTNAYRYRDSKLNLPLCSLKCYKAVNGNA, encoded by the exons ATGAGAGAGAGGGGCGAAATGGAAGGCCGTGAGGGCTCTAGGTTGGACAATTCGCTCACGAGGAAGCGCCGGAGCAGCagcacggcgaggcggcggccgaggccggAGAGCAATCATGTCGTGGatgtggagcagcagcagcagcagcagcagcagcagcagcgagacGGCTACTCCTCGTCTTCTTCGTCGGCGATTGGCTCGGATGAGGATGCCAACTCCGATGGGGAGGAGCACCAGAGGCGAGAGATCCATCTGAATGCCCCTTCCCCGGATCGTGCCGCGAGGCGTGCGGCGATGGAGGGCGGCGCTATGTCCTCCAATCCTAACCCGAGAAGCTCGCACAAGACCAAGGGGAGCAACCAGCTGCATTCCGAGGGctcgggtggtggtggtggtggtagctcCAGGAAGGGCGAGAGCGGCCATGGTGCGGTTGTTTCGGCAGGGAATCGTGAGTCGTCGACCGGTGATAAAACAAGGAAGTTGAAGCTCAAGATCGGCGGAATCCGCCGTAGCGTGCCGGCGAAACCAAGCCCTGATATGTCGCATTCCAGGTCTTTGCCTGTGAAGCCTCCGCGGCCAGGAGATTCGCAGCAACGGCAAAAGCATTCTAGTCAG ATGAATTACTTTCAGGCTGAAGGAGTAAAAGATTCCAGTAGGTTGGCATCTTCCCGAGACAAGAAAACCAAAAAGGAGAAGTCAATTGATGACGCGCTAACTCCAGAACAACCAGCCAAAGTTCACAGGGAACCATCTTCAGATCCTGTCCGGAAGAGTAGGAGGATTGCTAAGAAATCCATCTTGGACAGTGAATTAGATGAGGACTATGATACAAATATTCTTGATGATTTTGGAACTTCTGAAGGTGTGGAAGTCCATACTCGTGAGCCTGCAAAAAAAACAGGAAGTAGCTCTAAGAAGAATGCTGCAAAGAAAGCTAAAACTAAGAGCACATCATACGAGATCGATAATGATTTTGTTACCTCCAGATCAAAAAGGGATGGCAATAAAAGGTCTAGGGAATCTACTGATGCTGATAATAGTGAAGAGGAACCTACATCTGACAGTGAGCTTGATGCACAAAACAGGAAGCAGAAAGCAGTCACTGAATCACCTGCTAATGTAAGAAGCGAGCCTCTGACAACACGTCGCCGTGCCCTTCAATCATGGATGGATGGAAACAGCAACAGTGCTATTGAGTTCCCTGATGGTTTGCCACCAGCTCCTTCAAGAG GCAAGAAGGATAAGCTTTCTGATGCGGAAATGCTTGCCAAGAAGGCAGAGGCTGCTCAGCGGCGCAAGATGCAAGTCGAGAAGGCTACTAAAGAAAGCGAG GCTGAAGCTATAAGGAAAATTTTGGGCCTGGATTctgagaagaagaaagaagaaagaaagcaaAAGGAGCGAGAAGATAAG GAGAGAGCAGCCAGAGCACAAACTATTCCTGAAAACACCATCAGGTGGGTCATGGGCCCAAAGGGCACCGTGGTTTCATTCCCGGAAGAAGTAGGCCTTCCCAGCATCTTCAACTCCAAGCCTTGCAA CTACCCTCCCCCGCGAGAGAAATGTGCCGGACCATCATGCACGAACGCATACCGGTATAGGGACTCCAAGCTGAATCTCCCTCTCTGCAGCCTGAAATGCTACAAAGCCGTCAATGGCAACGCTTGA
- the LOC9271102 gene encoding ocs element-binding factor 1, translated as MSSSSLSPAGSSDGDSAGVVVAADHRREKRRLSNRESARRSRLRKQQHLDELVQEVARLQADNARVLARASEIAGQYARVEQENTVLRARAAELGDRLRSVNEVLRVVEEFSGVAMDIQEECPPDDPLLRPWQIPCPAAAHMLQY; from the coding sequence atgtcgtcgtcgtcgctgtcgccggCGGGGTCGTCGGACGGGGACTcggcgggggtggtggtggcggcggaccaCCGGAGGGAGAAGCGGCGGCTGTCGAACAGGGAGTCGGCGAGGCGGTCGCGGCTGCGGAAGCAGCAGCACCTGGACGAGCTGGTGCAGGAGGTGGCGAGGCTGCAGGCGGACAACGCGCGCGTGCTGGCGCGCGCCAGCGAAATCGCCGGGCAGTACGCGCGCGTGGAGCAGGAGAACACGgtgctccgggcgcgcgccgccgagctcggcgaCAGGCTGCGCAGCGTCAACGAGGTGCTCCGCGTCGTCGAGGAGTTCAGCGGCGTCGCCATGGACATCCAGGAGGAGTGCCCCCCCGACGACCCGCTGCTCCGGCCATGGCAGATCccctgccccgccgccgcgcacatGCTCCAGTACTGA
- the LOC4352514 gene encoding DNA replication licensing factor MCM7, which translates to MAATATKTIDFAAERALAKDFLANFAGPRGEPKYLNILQDVANRKIRAVQIELDDLFHYKDADDEFLQRVTENTKRYIGIFADAIDELMPESTEAYAVDEDRDILMTQRVDEGADGGADGTDPLQRMPPEIRRFFEVYIKAFSKVTPLTIRQVKASNIGQLVKISGIVTRCSDVKPLMQVAVYTCEECGFEIYQEVTARVFMPLFECPSQRCKLNKAKGNLILQLRASKFLKFQEVKLQELAEHVPKGHIPRSLTVHLRGELTRKVAPGDVVEMSGIFLPMPYYGFRAMRAGLVADTYLESMSITHFKKKYEEYELKGDEQEQIDRLAEDGDIYNKLARSLAPEIFGHEDVKKALLLLLVGAPHRKLTDGMKIRGDLHICLMGDPGVAKSQLLKHIINVAPRGVYTTGRGSSGVGLTAAVQKDPVTNEFVLEGGALVLADMGICAIDEFDKMEESDRTAIHEVMEQQTVSIAKAGITTSLNARTAVLAAANPAWGRYDMRRTPAENINLPPALLSRFDLLWLILDRADMETDLEMARHVVHVHQNLESPALGFTPLEPPVLRAYISTARRVVPSVPRELEEYIATAYSSIRQEEAKSNAPHSYTTIRTLLSILRISIALARLRFSETVAQSDVDEALRLMQMSKYSLYSDDRQRSGLDAISDIYSILRDEAARTNSMDVRYAHALNLISRKGYSEAQLKECLEEYASLNVWQIHPNTFDIHFIDA; encoded by the exons atggccgccaccgcGACGAAGACCATCGACTTCGCCGCGGAGAGAG CGCTCGCCAAGGACTTCCTCGCCAACTTCGCCGGCCCGCGCGGCGAGCCCAAGTACCTCAACATCCTC CAAGATGTCGCGAACCGGAAGATCCGCGCGGTCCAGATCGAGCTGGACGACCTGTTCCAC TACAAGGATGCGGATGACGAGTTCTTGCAGAGGGTCACGGAGAACACGAAGCGCTACATCGGCATATTCGCGGACGCCATCGACGAGCTCATGCCGGAGTCCACCGAGGCGTACGCCGTCGACGAGGACAGGGACATCTTGATGACGCAGCGCGTCGACGAGGGAGCCGATGGCGGCGCAGACGGCACTGACCCCCTGCAGAGGATGCCGCCGGAGATCAGGCGGTTCTT TGAGGTGTACATCAAGGCTTTCTCAAAGGTGACTCCACTCACCATTAGGCAAGTGAAGGCATCCAACATCGGGCAGCTTGTCAAAATATCTGGAATCGTGACTCGCTGCTCGGATGTGAAGCCCTTGATGCAAGTTGCTGTTTATACATGTGAAGAATGTGGTTTTGAGATATACCAG GAAGTGACTGCTAGAGTATTTATGCCTCTCTTTGAATGCCCATCTCAAAGGTGCAAGCTGAACAAAGCCAAAGGGAATCTAATCCTTCAACTGCGAGCatcaaaatttctgaaatttcaagAG GTGAAACTCCAAGAGTTAGCAGAACATGTACCAAAGGGTCACATCCCACGTTCTCTGACTGTTCATCTTAGAGGAGAGCTGACTAGAAAG GTTGCACCTGGAGATGTGGTTGAGATGTCAGGCATTTTCCTCCCCATGCCTTACTATGGATTCCGAGCCATGCGTGCAGGATTGGTTGCTGATACCTACTTGGAATCAATGTCTATCACCCATTTCAAGAAAAAATATGAAGA ATATGAACTTAAAGGTGATGAACAAGAACAAATTGACCGTTTGGCTGAGGATGGTGATATCTACAATAAGTTGGCAAGGTCTTTGGCACCTGAAATATTTGGACATGAAGATGTCAAGAAAGCACTGCTGTTGCTACTTGTTGGCGCACCTCATCGGAAGCTTACAGATGGCATGAAG ATAAGAGGAGACTTGCACATATGCCTGATGGGAGATCCTGGTGTTGCAAAGAGTCAACTTCTGAAGCATATCATCAATGTTGCTCCAAGAGGAGTGTATACCACAGGGCGTGGAAGCAGTGGTGTTGGTCTTACTGCTGCCGTCCAGAAAGATCCAGTTACAAATGAGTTTGTTCTTGAGGGAGGAGCACTG GTACTGGCAGATATGGGTATTTGTGCAATAGATGAGTTTGACAAGATGGAAGAGTCAGACAGGACAGCAATCCATGAGGTGATGGAGCAGCAGACTGTTAGTATTGCGAAGGCTGGAATCACCACCTCCCTCAATGCAAGAACGGCAGTTTTGGCTGCTGCAAATCCAGCATG GGGAAGGTATGATATGAGGAGGACCCCAGCTGAAAACATCAATCTACCTCCAGCACTTCTGTCTCGTTTTGACCTCCTTTGGTTGATCCTGGATCGCGCGGACATGGAAACCGATCTTGAAATGGCAAGACATGTTGTTCATGTACATCAAAACCTTGAATCACCAGCTCTGGGGTTCACACCACTTGAACCACCAGTTCTTAG GGCATACATATCTACTGCGAGAAGAGTTGTTCCTTCTGTTCCTCGAGAGCTTGAGGAATACATTGCAACTGCCTATTCGAGCATCCGCCAAGAGGAAGCAAAATCAAATGCACCACACTCCTACACAACTATCAGGACACTTTTGAGCATACTCCGGATTTCTATT GCCTTGGCAAGGCTTAGATTCTCAGAAACCGTCGCTCAGAGCGATGTCGATGAAGCGCTTCGGCTGATGCAGATGTCAAAGTACTCCCTATACTCAGATGACCGCCAGCGGTCTGGATTGGACGCGATTTCTGACATATATTCCATTCTGAGAGATGAAGCTGCAAGAACTAACAGCATGGATGTCAGATATGCTCATGCCCTTAACTTGATCTCCAGAAAG GGTTACAGCGAGGCTCAACTGAAGGAATGCTTGGAGGAGTATGCTTCCCTGAATGTTTGGCAGATCCACCCCAACACCTTTGATATCCATTTCATCGACGCGTAA
- the LOC4352513 gene encoding uncharacterized LOC4352513, producing MGSSSKVVRPEEVLDSLANDGTIDALRMKIIAQLKANEDMKKNTMMMVEQSRVLNTPGAEKKTKRELFDALRQELENPVLEKASREVWDLILENGGLGKEITDTIESVFCRLSGIDMMPPPPSTSIPSHQERERNMAADGGEKSKEIDTPEKPSSSSRKRPYSDTTTKGAGAVPNGGATSQHDGSEDSSQK from the exons atgGGGTCGTCGTCGAAGGTGGTGCGGCCGGAGGAGGTGCTGGATTCGCTCGCCAACGACGGCACCATCGACGCGCTCCGCATGAAGATCATCGCCCAGCTCAAGGCCAAC GAGGATATGAAGAAAAATACTATGATGATGGTGGAGCAAAGCAGAGTTCTAAACACTCCTGGAGCTGAGAAGAAGACCAAGAGGGAGTTGTTTGATGCCCTTCGGCAGGAATTGGA AAATCCAGTCCTTGAGAAAGCTTCAAGGGAAGTCTGGGATCTGATACTTGAGAATGGTGGACTGGGGAAAGAGATTACTGACACTATTGAGAGTGTCTTCTGCCGCCTCAGCGGGATCGACATGATGCCACCTCCACCTTCAACATCTATTCCTTCTCaccaagagagagaaagaaacatGGCTGCAGATGGGGGTGAGAAGAGCAAGGAGATTGATACCCCGGAAAAACCATCGTCATCATCAAGGAAGAGACCCTATTCTGATACCACTACAAAAGGGGCAGGTGCTGTACCAAATGGCGGTGCTACAAGCCAGCATGATGGGTCTGAGGATAGCAGCCAGAAGTGA